One stretch of Mycteria americana isolate JAX WOST 10 ecotype Jacksonville Zoo and Gardens chromosome 16, USCA_MyAme_1.0, whole genome shotgun sequence DNA includes these proteins:
- the SYNGR2 gene encoding synaptogyrin-2 isoform X2: MEGGGAYGAAKAGGTFDLGRFVQQPQVLARIASAVFALIVFACLLGEGYTNLPSSPQLFCIFNHNEDACRYGIGIGILAFLACIFFFMVDIYFPQISNTTDRKYLVLADLSFSGLWTFLWFIGFCFLTNQWAWTQAKDVHIGADSARAAITFSFFSIFSWGLLIAFAYKRYKMGVEDFSHSYVDPTPEVPTPYSSYPNISHDSYQQPPFTHTAEAPGGYQPPPVY, encoded by the exons ATGGAGGGCGGCGGCGCGTACGGGGCGGCCAAGGCCGGCGGCACCTTCGACCTGGGCCGCTTCGTGCAGCAGCCGCAGGTCCTGGCGCGCATCGCCAGCGCG GTCTTCGCCCTGATCGTCTTCGCCTGCCTGCTCGGGGAGGGCTACACCaacctgcccagctccccccagctctTCTGCATCTTCAACCACAACGAGGACGCCTGCCGCTACGGCATTGGCATCGGCATCCTCGCCTTCCTCGCCTGCATCTTCTTCTTCATGGTGGACATCTACTTTCCCCAGATCAGCAACACCACCGACCGCAAGTACCTGGTCCTGGCAGACCTCAGCTTTTCAG GCCTCTGGACGTTCCTGTGGTTCATTGGCTTTTGTTTCCTGACCAACCAGTGGGCCTGGACACAGGCCAAGGACGTGCACATCGGGGCTGACTCGGCCCGTGCCGCCATCACCTTCAgcttcttctccatcttctcctgg GGCCTCCTGATCGCCTTCGCTTACAAGAGGTACAAAATGGGGGTGGAGGACTTTTCTCACAGCTACGTCGACCCCACCCCGGAGGTTCCCACTCCGTACTCCAGCTACCCCAACATCAGCCACGACAGCTACCAGCAGCCGCCTTTCACCCACACGGCAGAAGCCCCGGGGGGTTACCAGCCCCCGCCGGTGTACTGA
- the SYNGR2 gene encoding synaptogyrin-2 isoform X1, which produces MGEAAQAPTSRSCPPRGAGTVPGPGLRWRSPPAVPGQGGSGAGLSRGRDGASPHRAWEPPSGPRAAAPTPALGSGRARQDPQPRGGRGRPFPPLRQRRARGAQARPGTTTTTTPGQRPLCPPASAVPGPESGSAGAVPPAPRSHRPPVSQRLPLPPLPSLFPLHRPPAPQTSPGGLRLLRAGGGPGRAPGPPARAPGRWDPPRPAPGPAPRLPRPQEPTETRPRAPAASARAGHRASAAGRRGCEAGPVHPRGGRGSTGHPAQPGPPATSRCRARGRREHPPRRASPSPPAALAGTPRRPGRGAATRGSRARGVGLEPTRGTKLVGRRRAFTRRRTAWGCRGAGVGPAGAPPSHAAAAPGGRAGGSGGGGRGTLRRGRGPAAGPPAVQGRAAAGHGESRARRPEHDPLRPAPAAAGTARPGPARPSPGRCRAEAAGSAAAAVAAAARWRAAARTGRPRPAAPSTWAASCSSRRSWRASPARSSP; this is translated from the exons ATGGGGGAGGCGGCGCAGGCTCCGACGAGCAggtcctgcccgccccggggggctggcaccgtccccggcccggggctgcgctgGAGGAGCCCGCCCGCCGTTCCGGGGCAGGGAGGCTCCGGGGCCGGGCTCTCCCGGGGAAGGGACGGAGCCAGCCCGCACCGCGCGTGGGAACCTCCGAGCGGCCCCCGCGCCGCGGCACCGACGCCGGCGCTCGGTTCGGGAAGGGCACGGCAGgacccgcagccccggggcgggcgaGGACGCCCCTTCCCGCCCCTACGGCAGCGCCGGGCCCGCGGGGCCCAAGCCCGCCCCgggacgacgacgacgacgacacCGGGGCAGAGACCTCTGTGCCCCCCCGCCAGCGCCGTCCCGGGGCCGGAGAGCGGCTccgccggggccgtgccgcccgcgccccgctcccaCCGCCCGCCGGTGTCCCAgcgccttcccctccctcccctcccctccctcttccccctccaccgCCCTCCGGCCCCGCAGACCTCCCCGGGCGGACTAAGGCTGCTCCGGGCAGGAGGCGGCCCCGGCagggctcccggcccccccgcccgcgcccccgggcGCTGGGacccgccgcgccccgctcccggcccggccccgcgcctgccccggccccaggAACCGACGGAGACGCGTCCCCGggctcccgccgcctccgcccgcgccGGGCACCGGGCAAGCGCCGCGGGTCGGCGTGGGTGCGAAGCCGGCCCCGTGCAcccgcggggagggcgggggagcACCGGCcacccggcccagcccggccctccTGCCACCTCCCGGTGCCgggcgagggggcggcgggagcACCCCCCCCGCAgagcctccccttcccctccggcCGCGCTCGCTGGGaccccccgccggccgggccgtGGGGCTGCGACCCGCGGGAGCCGGGCTCGGGGCGTGGGGCTGGAACCGACCCGCGGCACAAAGCTCGTCGGGAGGCGCCGGGCCTTCACCCGCCGGCGAACGGCGtggggctgccgcggggctggcGTGGGGCCGGCCGGCGCTCCCCCGTCCCACGCAGCCGCGGCAccgggagggagggcgggcggcagcggcgggggggggcgcgggaccctccgccgcgggcgggggccggctgCCGGTCCCCCCGCtgtgcagggccgagcggccgcgGGGCACGGGGAGAGCCGGGCCCGCCGGCCTGAGCACgacccgctccgccccgccccggcggcagcggggaccgcccggcccggcccggcccggccctccccggggcggTGCCGCGCAGaagcggcggggagcgcggcggcggcggtggcggctgcGGCGCGATGGAGGGCGGCGGCGCGTACGGGGCGGCCAAGGCCGGCGGCACCTTCGACCTGGGCCGCTTCGTGCAGCAGCCGCAGGTCCTGGCGCGCATCGCCAGCGCG GTCTTCGCCCTGA